ATTTGAGCAAATACCGCAAAGATGCCAAAGGTAATTTGGTGCCGGTAGACAATATTAAGGAAATGGATTTATTGCGCGACGAGCTGGTCATGGAGCTGGCAGGAAAGGCTCGGTCGGTACAAGAAAAGATTGTGGATTTCAAACGTGGTGCTGTTGAGGATATTGCGGCCTTTGTACAGCTCTCCGCCGACCGTTACGACGTATCGTTGGGCGGCAAGAAAGGCAATGTCACTCTTCACAGCTTCGACGGGCAATATCGTGTAAATCTTGCTATGCAGGACACACTGGTCTTTGATGAAGGTCTGCTTGCCGCCAAGGCCTTGATTGATGAGTGCATCAATGAGTGGACCGAGGGTAGCCGGACGGAGTTGAAAACGCTCATTAATGCGGCATTCCAGGTTGATAAAGAAGGCAATATCTCTACTGCTCGTGTTCTTGGGCTGCGCCGGTTGGCAATTAAAGATGAGAAATGGCAACGCGCTATGGATGCTTTGAGCGATAGTTTGCAAGTTCATACAAGCAAGCAATTTGTACGAATTTACGAACGTGGTCAAGACGGCGAGTATCAGCTGATGAACTTGGATATTGCGAAAGTGTGACCATGCTGCTGTTTTTATTTTCTGCCTCAATCTTCGTCTATTGGTTAATCCACTTGGTATTTCGGGTAGACGATTGGAAAGACCAAGATGAAGACAACTGGCTGGACGGAGAAGATTAAAGAGTTTAACCGCGCGGCACGGTCTGCCGCTTTTATTAAATCATTTGGAGTTAATCATGCATAAAACTGAATTGGTGGCCGCATTGGCCGAAAAAGCAAACGTAAGCAAATCTACTGCAGCTGATGTCTTGAATGCCTTTGAGACTGTTGTGACTAACGAGCTGATTGCCGGTGGCGAGGTTCGATTAACCGGTTTCGGTACGTTCTATGTTGTAGACAAGGCAGAACGTCAAGGTCGTAACCCTAAGACCGGCGAGGCATTGGTCATCGCTGCCCATACTACGCCTAAATTTAAAGCCGGTACGGATTTGAAAAAAGCAGTCAATCCATAGCCAGGCTATAAAAAAGGCCGTCTGAAAGTTTCAGACGGCCTTTTTTATTTGCCAAATGACTACCGGCAAATGTAGAATCAGGCATAATATATTGATTTATTTAAATATATGAAACAACGTTTCAGTATGTGAAAAGAAAGGATTAGCATGGAAACGGCAAAAGCGAAAAAACAGCGTTTAATCCGTCTGATTCACGTCGGTAAAACGCAGTTGATGATGGCCGATAGCGAGTACCGTACGCTATTGGCCAATATTTCGCGCGGGAAAACGAGCAGCACTAAGTTGTCGGTCGATGAGTTAGAACTGGTGGTAACGGCTCTGAAGGCGCGTGGTTTTGTAGTAACGACAAAAGCGCAGGCTAAAAGTGACAAGCCGGATATTAAAGTCCGGCCTGCCCATCCTGCAGTTGATGGCCAAATTAAAAAAATACGTGCGTTATGGCTTGAGCTACACGGTATCGGTGCAGTAAGAAATCCGTCCGAGCTGGCTTTGGGCAGATTTGTAAAGCGTATGGTCGGCGTTGATTATCATGGCTGGCTTGATATTGATAATGCACAGAAGGTCATTGAACACTTGAAACAATGGTTGTTACGCGAGGAAAGAAAACTGGAGGTGCTAAGTGGCTGATGAACGCGTACCCGAGCTGGTGACCGATTTGGAAGACCAAATGTCTGCCTGTTTATGTTCTGAGCTGCCGATGTTGGATAAAACTCAGGCGAAGGTGGTAAGTAAGAAGGTGGCAAGATTCATTACGGACAACTGGGGAGGCCAATTGATTTATATCCCGAAGAACCATATCGGCAAGGTATCGGAAAGAGACCAACAGGTATATCGGGAATTTAATGGTAAGAATCATGCAGCGTTAAGTAAGAAATTTGATTTAACTGTTCAACAAATCTATCGCATTGTGAAAGCAGTCGGAGATGCGGAAAGGTCGAAAAGACAGACTGATTTGTTTGGATAAGTCTCGTAATAAAACGGAATGGCGGTCAGGTTTTATCCTGACCGCTTTTATATTGCGTTTCTCGTCTTGGTCGGGGGTTTGCCTACCCTGAGCCATAAACTCGCTAAAAATGCCGTTTTTGCGCATTTTGAGTAAAACATGTTTTAAACCGCATTAAAAGCTGTTTCAGACGGCCTTTGTCAAAATAGCCTCATCAATCCGATGGGGCTTTTTTGTGAAAAAGTTGTTTGAAATTTTTAAATCCGGCACGCGTACTGACAATAACGGCCGAAAAGTGACGATTACCGATGCGGATGTGGCTCAGGCAGCTGCGGCTTATGATCCAAAGCTGCATGAAGCACCACTGGTTATCGGCCATCCGAAGACCGATGCTCCGGCCTATGGCTGGGTGGGCAGTCTGCAAGCCGATGGTGGTGTGCTGTCAGCCGATTTTGCGCAAATGGACGATGATTTTGTCAGTCTTGTACAAAGCGGCCGCTACAAAAAAGTGTCGGCCAGTTTCTATCCGCCCGACAGCCCGAGCAATCCGAAGCCAGGCTCTTGGTATCTGCGCCATGTCGGTTTTCTCGGTGCGCAACCACCTGCGGTAAAAGGTTTATCCGCCATTAATTTTGCTGAAGACGATGAGTATGTCGAGTTTTCCGAATATGCACACCGCCGCACGGCCTCGATTTTCCGCCGTCTGCGTGAGTGGCTGATTGAGCAGTACGACGCGGCCACCGCCGATAAAGTAGTTGCCGATTGGGAAATTCGCGACATTGAAGAATCGGCAGACTGGCAGCCCGAACCGCCCACACCGGCATTTGCCGACCCTGTAACCCCAAACGAATCTCAAACCCATGAAAACAAGGAGACCTCTATGTCGCCCGAAGAACAACTGGCAGCCGAAAAAGCCGCCCGTGAACAAGCCGAAGCTAAGGCAGCCGCTGCGGAAGCAGAGCTGAAACGCTTGCAAGACGAGCAAGACCAAGCCTTGCGTGAAGGTCAACATGATCAGAATGCCGAATTTGCCGAAGCCTTGGTAAAAGAAGGCCGTCTGAAACCCGCTGATAAGGATTTGGTGGTGCAGGTATTGGACTTCGCAGAATACCCCGAACATACCAGCGTCGATTTTGGCGAAGGCAGCACCATTGGCGAAGCGTTGCGCCAATTCTTGCGCAACCTGCCGGAAGTATTGCCAAGCGGCCACTATACCAAAGGGACTACTCCTATAGCTTCCTCCGGACTGCCGGCCGATTTTGCCGAAGCGGCTAATCCTGATGCGCTGAGCCATCACGAACGTGCTGTGGCTTTAGCAGCTAAAGAAGGCATCAGCTACGAAGAAGCGGCACGCCGTACCGCCGTTTAACCCAAAAGCGACGATGTCGTCGCATTTCAATTTGAAAGGATGAACGATGAGTTCACATTTGCGCCGCCTTCGCGGTCAGGTCGATCCAGTTTTAACCAATCTGGCAGTCGGTTATAAAAACGCGGAATTTATTGCCGAGAAAATTTTCCCTCAAGTATTCACTGATAAAGAAGGCGTACAGGTGCCGGTGTTTGGCAAAGGCTCTTTTGTCGAATACGACACAAAGCGTGCCGTCGGTGCGGCGTCTAATGTGATTACGTTGGATGCGCCGAACTATCTGCCGATTGTGTTGGAAGAACACGATTTAGCGGCTGGTGTGGATTACCGTGAGCAAGCGGAATCGCTGTTTAACGAGCAAGCCAAAGCTACCCGTCGCGCTACCAAGGGTGTGCAACTGCGCCAAGAAATCGAAACGGCTGCTTTGCTGCAGGCGAAATCTGCTTATCAGAGTGGCCACACTAAAGATTTGGCGGCTACGAAAAAGTGGAGTGCCGATAATTCAGACCCGTTGGCCGATATTGAAAGTGCACGTGAAACCGTCCGTGCAGCTTGCGGTGTGCGCCCCGGCGTATTGGTAGTAGGTGCCAGCGTGTTGTCTCAACTCAAGCGCAATAAGGCTCTCCTCGCTTCTCTGTCCGCCAATGACCGTAAATCTCTCTTGACTGTCGAGCAGTTGAAAAACCTGCTGGAACTGGATGACATCATTGTTGGCCAGGCTGTTTCATCTGTTGCAACCGGCAAACCCACCAAGGATGTTTGGGGTAAATTTGCCAGCCTGATTGTTCGACCCGATTTGGTTTCAGACGGTAATGACGAAGGCGAACCTGCATTCGGCTATACCTTCCGCCGCCGTGGCATGCCTGTGGTTGACCGTTATGAAGAAGTTGGCGGCAAAGTCGAATATGCCCGTTATACCGATATCCGCAAAGCGGCTGTGGTGGGTAGTGCGTGCGGTTTCTTGTTCGAAAACGCAGTAGATTAATTGACAAGGCCGTCTGGAGTGCCTAGACGGCTAGGGAGAAAAAATATGAGCTTAAAGATTACACCTCAAGAAATTGAAAACAAGATTGATAAGGCTGATTATCACCGTGTGGGTGAGACAACTGCAATCGTTTGCTCGTTGACCCTGAAATCAGGTTTTGTCGTGATTGGTAAGGCGGCTTGTTTTAGCCACGATATTTTTGACGAACAAATGGGCTGTGAATTGGCATACCAAGATGCTATTCGCCATCTGTGGGAATTGGAAGCTTATCGTTTGAAAGAAAATGCAGTTATGCAGAAAGTAGAGGTTTAAATGGCTCAAACCAAACAAGTGGTACTGGTAACCACCATTACCGCAACAGGCGCGATTGTGAAAAACCGCTTTGTTAATTTTAAAGGCGCACAGGCTAAAGTCGGCGATGCCGTTTTGGGTGTCGCTCCATATGATGTTGAAACTGGTGATACTGCTGCAGTCGATGTGGTCGGTATCGCTGTTGTCGAATCAGGTGGCGCAGTGGCTATCGGTGCCGGAGTAGGCGCAGACGCACAAGGCTGTGCAGTATCCGATCCGCTAAAAATTGTCGGTACGGCTCTGACTGCTGCAACCGCCGCAGGTGAAACTGTTCGTGTATTGTTGAAAGGTTAATCATGGCTAAGGTTTATATCGCAAACACTGCATTGATTCTTGAAGACGAAGCCGGTAAGCAATTTCGCGTGGAAGCAGGCGAAGCTATTGAGCTGACACCTGAACAATACGAATCAGTGGCCGCTCATGTGACGCCGACGGTAACTACAGGCGAAGAGCTGGATGCACAACAGGCAGAAACTCAAGAGAAAACGCCGTCTGAATCTAATCCGACTGAAGATCCTGAGTCCAAAACCAAAACGCAACGCAAAACAAAGGCAGACGCGTAATGTACTACATCAACGCCGAGAATATGCTCAAGGCTATGAGTAAGCCGGAATTGGTGCAGTTGACCAACGATGAGCCGCGTGCGACTGAGCCGGATATGGCGGTAGTGGATGAAGCCATCCGCTATGCCAGCGACTTGGTTGACGGCTATTTGCGTGGACGCTATCCGCTGCCTCTCAAGTCGGTGCCGACGGTGTTGCCGCCATTGTGTATCAACATTGCCCGCCATTTCCTGCACTCGCGCCGCATCAATCGGGCGGATTTTCCGAAGACGGTGGAGACTGCCTACAACACGACTCTGAAAACGTTGGAAGCCATCCGCGACGGCAAAATCCATATCGGCGTTGATACTTTGGACAAAGAGGCGCAGCCGGAGCCAGGTGCGTATCACACGCGTGGCGGTTCGCGTATTGACATGACGGGGTATTGATTGTGAGTGCGACACGTCCTGTTATTGACGCGGTAGTTGAGCATTTGCAGACGGCCATTCCATGGGTCATCGTGGAAGCGTTCCCCGAAAGGCCGTCTGAATACCAGTTTATCCACCCGACCGGTGCGATTTTGGTGGGCTACGGTGGCAGTAAGTTCACTGATTTGGAACATTTGGGCAACATTGCCCAGCAGCGCGACATGACGCTGGTGTTAACCGTTATCGGCAGCAATCTGCACGGCGATGAAGGCACGCTGGCGATTTTAGACGAAGCCCGGTTGGCGATTGTCGGCTTCCGCCCTCCAAACTGTCTGCCGTGTCATTTATTGCAAGAGCGTTTTTTAAACGAAGATGCCGGTGCATGGCAGTATGAGCTGACCGTTCAGACGGAAACTCAACAAGTCGAAGTTTGTAAGCCCAATACCAATCCCTTGCTCATTAAGGTGCATGGCCGCTTGAATGGAAATGCATTAAACCCTGATTTAAAACCTAAGGAGAATTCATAATGGCAGCAGCCTATCATCATGGTACGGAGACCATCCGTATTGACGGTGGTTCTAATCCTGTCTATACCGTTGACGGTGCGATTACGGCTATTGTCGGTACTGCACCAGTCGGTGCGGTCAACGAATTGACTGTGTGTCAAACCAAGAAAGACTTTGCACAATTTGGCGGTGAGCTGACCGGTAAAGGCTTTACATTGCCTGACGCGGCCAATATTTGGACACGTTATGCTTCTGGTGTGGCTTATGTGATTAACGTGTGCGATCCCGCACGCCATAAGACCCAAGTACAGAACGAAGTATTGACCGTCGACAGCAATACCTTGACGGCCTATACCGCCAAACCTGCACTGCTTGCCGGTTATGCCCTGACTGACGGCGCATCCGCACTGACCGAAGGCCAGCACTACACCATCAACACGCTAACCGGCGAGATTGTGTATAAAACCAAACCGACCGCCCCGAAAATTAGTTACAGCTACGTCGACCCGACCAAAGTAACAGAGGCTGACATCATCGGTGCATATGTCGCGGCTACCGGAAAGCGTACGGGCTTGGAGCTGCTCTCAGAAGGCTACAATCGCCAAGGCGCAGATGCCAAAATCATTATTGTGCCGAATTACGACAAAACGGCTACCGTCGCCGCCAAAATGATTACCGTGGCCGACAACCTGAATGCAATTGCCTATATCAACGCACCTGAAGGCACGACCTTGAGCAAAGCTCTCGAAGGCCGTGGGCCATTGGGTACGATTAATTTTCAGACATCAAGCGACCGTGCCGAGCTGTTTTTCCCGCATGTTATCGGCCTACTGGGTATGGAATCACTGGCTACCCACGCTGCCGGTCTGCGCATGAAGACTGATGTTGAGCAGGGTTATTGGTTCAGCAAATCCAACCGCGAACTCTTGGGTGTAACCGGTGTGGCAATCGGTCTGACTGCTCGCGCCGACGACCCGCAGTCCGAAACCAACCGCCTCAACGAAAAAGGCATTACTACCGTCTTCAATAGCTACGGTACTGGGTACCGTATGTGGGGCAACCGTCTTGCCTGTTTCCCAACTACTTCTCACATCAAGAACTTTGAGGTAGCCCAACGTACCGGCGACTTGATTGACGAGTCCATCCGTCGCGCCGAGTTGCAATATGTCGACCGCCCGATTGACGAAGCCTTGCTCGACAGCCTGCTGGAAACCGTCCGTACCTACATGAGTACGTTGCCGTCCATCGTCGGCTTCTCTCTGAGTTTGGACTACGACTACGATTTGGTCGACGCATTCAGCAAAGGTCAAGTCCCCATCGTTTATGAATACACGCCGAAAATTCCGGCCGAACGCCTGACCAATACTTCGGTAATGACCCGCAAATATCTGGCCAACTTGGTCAGCGGCAATTAAGGAGCTGAAACATGGCGCAATTAAATGCAATTTACAATGCCAACGTCTATATCGACGGCAACAATCTACTGGGCAAGGCGGCAGAAATTACCGCGCCTGAAGTCGAGTTCACCATGGATGAAGTCACCGGCTTGGGTCTTTTCGGTACGATCAAGCTGCCAAGCGGCATGGAGGCTTTGGAATCCGAAATCACATGGAACAGCTTTTATCCCGAAGTGGCCGCACGCAGCAAGAATCCGTTTAAAGCGGTGCAGCTGATGATTCGTTCTAACCTGCAAACATTCGACGCAGCAGGTTTGCAGAAAGAAGTGCCGATGGTCACTACCATGACCGGCACATTCGGCAAAGATGCGTTGGGTGGCTTTAAACCGAAAGAAAAGGCAGAGTTTTCCAGCACCTTCCATGTAAATGAAGTACGCCAAGTCGCTGATGGTCGAGAGCTCTTCTACTACAACTCCTTCAATAATATTCTGCGCGTGGACGGCGTAGATGTATTGGCACAGATGCGTAAAAACATCGGTGCATAAGTATTAAAACACATTAAAAGCCGGTTCAGACGGCCTTTGGCAGAATTGCTGTATCTTTCTTGGGTACAGCAATTTTTTATTGATTTTCAAAAGGATTAAATGATGACTGAAGCACAAAAACTGCAAGAAAACTTGGGTGCAACCAAAACTGTAAAGCTTAAATATCCTGTACGTTTGGCGACGGGCGAAAACCTGACCGAACTGAAACTGCGCCGTCCGCGTGTGGGTGATTTGCGTGCTGTGGCGCACTTGAGCAGCGATGCCGAGCAGGAGTTGACGATTTTCGCGCGCATCACAGGTTTGGTGCCTGAAGATTTGGACGAGCTGGATTTGTATGACTACAAACAGGTGCAAGACTGGTTTCGTCGCTCACAAGAAGACGAATCAGCCACCATTGAGTAGAAAAGAAGCCGATGATCGGCTCTTAAAAGCGGCTGCTGATCTGGCATGGTGGTTTGGCTGGAGTATGCAGGAGGTATACGCGCTGCCGCTGGATGAATTTGAAGACTGGCAGAAAGAAGCAACCCGCCAAATTAAGGCGGGTTACGGAAGAATCGGGGGGATTTAAGAAGTCAGTTTGTCTTTGATAAAGACACATCCAGCGACCAAGCCACCAACGGCCAAACTGATAAGTAGAACTGGCAATCCGCCAAGTAGCAAATAAAGTACAACGGCAGCAGTTAAGACAACAATCAGTGGCACTATCAATTCAATGATTGGCGCAGATGAATAAGCGACTACTGTAAAAGCTACTGCAGTCAAATACAAAACAAAGCAGGCATTAAAAGTAGTATCGCTGACGTGATTGAAAATTTGTTCGTATTTTTTAGTTGCGTACATAGCCCTCTCCTTAACGCTTCTATCATAAAGGTTGGTAATAAAAATGGCAAACGGTTTAACGCTGGGTATTACCGTCGGCGCATCCGTCGGTGCGGCGGTGGCCGGAATAAAATCTGTCAAATCTTCTTTAGATGTACTGGATAAAGCCAGTGCGAATTTGGCTAAGCGTCAAAAAATGCTTGGACAAACCTTAGAAAACCCGTTGCGTATGACTCGTAGTCGTGTTGGAGAGTTAAAACGGGAATACGATCAACTTGGACGTGCGATTGCCAAAATTGATGCCAAGCGTACCGATGTTGCTCTTTTGCAGCAAAAACGCCAGCAGCATTACGATAAGCGTAATAGCTTTAAAGATGAAATCTTAGGTGCAGCTACTGCTGCTGGTTCAATCGCCGTCCCAGTAAAGTTGGCAGTAGAGTTTGAGTCATCGATGGCTGATGTACGAAAAGTCATTGATTTTGACACGCCGCAGCAATTCAAGGAAATGGAGCAGGACATCTTAAGGTTGACCAGAACCATTCCGATGGCTGGCAGTGAGCTGGCCAAAATCGCAGCATCGGGAGGTCAGTTAGGGATTGCGCGTAAAGACATTTCCTCTTTTACTGAAACCATTGCCAAAATGTCGGTAGCTTTCGATATGTCTGCCGAACAAGCTGGCGAGAGCATGGCCAAGCTGGCGAATGTTTACCAAATACCAATTACCCAAATAGGGAAACTTGGTGACGCCATCAACCATTTGTCTAACAGCAGCCCGGCCAAAGCTTCGGAAATTGTCAATGCACTCGGTCGTGTTGGTGGCGTGGCTAAGCAGTTCGGTCTGACCGAACTTCAGACGGCCTCGCTTTCTAGTGCTTTTATCGCTTTGGGTAGGACGCCGGAAGTAGCAGGTACAGCCATCAACGGTATGTTGACCAAGTTGATGACAGCTGATAAGCAGGGCAAGAAATTCCAGGCGGTTCTGGAAGGCATGGGTACTGATTCCAAAGCCTTGAAAAAAGCGATTGCCGAAAATGGCGAACAAGCCTTGATAGATTTTTTGAAGCAAATTGAAAAGCTGCCTAAAGAAAATCAAATGGGTGCATTGGTTGATTTGTTCGGTTTGGAATATGCCGATGATGTGGCCGCGCTTGTGGGCGGTTTGGACACATATAAGAAGTCTATCGAAGAACTAAAAAAAACAGGTAAAGGCGGAACTCCTGAATTCATGGGCAGTATGGAAAAGGAGTTTGCTGCACGTTCGGCCACAACAGCCAATAACTGGCAACTTTTAAAAAACGGTTTGGTAGAAATTGGCATCACCATTGGCAGCGTTCTGCTGCCTGCTCTGAATCAAGGAATGAACGCTATTAAGCCGCTTGTAAACGGTTTTGCTGATTGGGCAGCTAAGAATCCTGAATTTGCAAATTCTCTTTTTTATGTGGTTGCAGGTTTGGCTTCACTCAAAGCCGGCAGTTTTGTTTTCCGTTTTCTCAGCAATGAAATTGGCGGCTTAATGACATCATTTCGTTTGGCTAAAACCTTGCTTGGTGCAGACTGGATGGCAACGGTCTTGAGATTTAAATCAGGTGTTGGCTTTTTAGCTAAAGGCTTTGGCTTATTAAAAACAGTTTTTTCTGTTTTCGGCTCCGGCATCATGTCTGTTCTTCGCTTCCTTCCTATGTTGGCTTCTGGCTTCCTTAAGTTGGGTATGGCTTTAATGGCCAATCCGATTTTTCTTGCGCTTGGCCTGTTAGCCGTTGCCGCCTATCTGCTCTACAACAATTGGTCAGAGGTCGTTGGTGGTGCAAAGGCATTATGGCAAAGCTTGGTAACATTTTTCAGTGGACTTTGGGCAAAAATCACAGCCTTCTTCAGTAGTGGCATAGGCAATATTGCAGAAACCATTCTCAATTTTTCACCACTCGGTTTGTTCTATCAGGCATTTGCTGGTGTGATGAGCTGGTTTGGAGTAACCCTACCGTCAACCTTTTCCGGCTTTGGTCGGATGCTGATTCAGGGATTGATCAATGGCATTAAATCAGCGGCGGCAGCTGTATATAACACAATTGCATCTATCGGTAATTCAATTAAGGCAAAATTCCAGGCGGTAATGGATATCCATTCTCCAAGTCGTGAATTCCGCCGTTTCGGTGGCTTTATCACTCAAGGTTTGGACATCGGTATCCGTCGCACGGCCAGTCGGCCAATCGGTACTATCGGCACATGGGCTGGCCGTCTGAAAGACAGTTTTACGAACCGTGTCGGTCAGTTACGTGCTGATGTCGCTGCGCGTGTATCCGGTCATCGTGCAGATTTCGAGCAGGCGCGGCAGGCTGCGTCCGCCCCTGGCGGTGTGACCATCCATTTTAATCCGACCATCAACGCGCCAGGTGGTAACCCTGCACAAATTCAGACGGCCTTGCAAATGGGCTTGCGCGAATTTGAAACGCTGTTTCAACGTATGATGGCCGACCGTGAACGGAGGGCTTTCTGATGTATGCAATGTTGGGCGACGTGAGATTTGAGACCTTGCAAAGTTTTTCCAGCCTGGAAGCGCAGCACTCGGCCAAGTTTGCCAAGCATGAAGTGCTTAAGGGAAGACCACGCCTGCAGGCGATGGAAAATGAGCTGACCACGCTGAGATTTGGGTTAAAGTTGCATTGGATGTTGGGCAATCCTGACACGGCCTACAAGGGCTTGCTGGCTGCTCTGGAGGCGCAGCAAGCGGTGTCGTTGGTTTATGGTTCAGGTCGATTTGTCGGTTGGTTTGTAATTGAAAGCCTGACCGAGCGCACGTTGATTCAGGATAGCAAAGGCCGTACCGCCGCACGTGAGTTGGACGTTGAGTTGACTGAATTTGTCGGCGACCCAAATAACCCACTGCCAACACCAGCGATTATCAGTGGCAAACAAAATCCATTACTGTCCCTGCTGCCCGAGTCGGTTCAGGCACAGGCGTCTGAGGTAATCAAAGCGGTTGAGACAGGAGTAAAAATTTATAGGGCTGCAGAAAGTGGCATTGAACAAGTGCAAGGCATTATTACAGCGGCGAAAGAGCTAAAAAATGATCCTGCCGGGCTTTTGCACTTAGTCGGTGATGCACTTGGTGTTGCTGCGCCGGTTCTACAAAACTTGAACGGCATTGGAGAAGTAACGGCTGTTGTTGGTGACTTGACGAGCGCAACAAAACTGGCAGAGCAGCTCGGTATGGCTGGAAATGCGCTTGGTAATACGGTGGCAAGCCTAAGATCGGGTTATGAGAGCGGTTCAGTCGGAGGTTGGTTGGATGCCGCCGGGTCATCCATTATGACGGCAACAGAGGCGATGGCGAATGGAGCGTCAGCAGTTGAAACTTTGACTGGATGGCTTGCAACACGGAGTGATTCATGAGTGCAGTTTTACGTTATATAACTAAAGACGGTGACCGCTGGGATTTGATTGCCCATAAGCACTACGGCAACGCGCTACTGATTGACGGCCTTATTGCGGCAAATCCGCATTTGCCGTTGGCTGAAGAGTTTGTCAGTGGTTTGACAGTATTTGTTCCTGTGTTGGAAAGCAAACCTAAAAACAATCAGGCCGATTTACCGCCTTGGCTGCGTTAAGGCCGTCTGAAAAGGAAGACCATGAATATTTCGTCTTTATTGTCCGGCTTGGCCGTGCAAGGCGGTTCGGGCGGCACACACCCGGTAACCAAGCCGGATTTCACACTGAGCTACGAAAACAAAGACATCACCGGCGACATTGCACCGTATCTGATTTCCTTTGTTTATACAGATTATCTTGAGGGGCAATCTGATGAGCTACAGGTAGAATTTGAAGATACCGACGGCCGCTGGCTGCGTGGCTGGTATCCTGAGCAAGGCGATGCACTTGCGTTGAGTTTGGGCGACCAATTTACCGGTTTGGTGGCATTGGGCAGCTTTGAGATAGCTGAAATTGAGTATAACCATCCTCCGTCAACGGTAAGCATGAAGGCTTTGTCTGCAGGTATCAGTAAAGCAAGCCGTACCTTAAAAGGTCGTGCGTATGAAAATACCACGCTTGCAGAGATTGTTCGTCAAGTGGCAGGTCGTTTGAAATTGCAGCTTACCGGGCAAGTTAAAGACATCAAAATAAAACGCGTAACTCAGTATCAGGAACGCGACGTTGAGTTTTTAAGCCGGTTGGCCAAAGAGTATGGCCACACCTTCAAAATTGTCGGGGATAAGCTGGTGTTTACCGATAATGCTACCCTGAAAGAGCGTGAAGCCGTGGTGGTGTTGAGTCCAGAAGATATGATGAGAATTCGTCTACGTGACTTGATTAAAGGCGTGCCAACCCAGGTTGAGATGCGCGGTTATGACCCGAAAACCAAAAAAACGGTGTCTGCTAAGCGGAAAACAAAACCTTTACGCCCAAAATCTAAACGTGGCCACACTGGTGACACCTTGAAAATAGTGCCGAATAAAGGAGAGAGCCAAGCGCAGCTTAATGCTCGTGCCGATGCCAAACTGGCTGACGCACAAGACGATCAATGTGCCGGAAACATCACCTTGTTCGGCAACGCGCTGCTGGTTGCAGGACAAACCGTTAGGCTGAAAAACATGGGTAAGTTTTCCGGTAAGTATCTGGTGAAGCAAG
This genomic interval from Neisseria sp. Marseille-Q5346 contains the following:
- a CDS encoding phage major tail tube protein gives rise to the protein MAQLNAIYNANVYIDGNNLLGKAAEITAPEVEFTMDEVTGLGLFGTIKLPSGMEALESEITWNSFYPEVAARSKNPFKAVQLMIRSNLQTFDAAGLQKEVPMVTTMTGTFGKDALGGFKPKEKAEFSSTFHVNEVRQVADGRELFYYNSFNNILRVDGVDVLAQMRKNIGA
- a CDS encoding phage tail assembly protein; amino-acid sequence: MTEAQKLQENLGATKTVKLKYPVRLATGENLTELKLRRPRVGDLRAVAHLSSDAEQELTIFARITGLVPEDLDELDLYDYKQVQDWFRRSQEDESATIE
- a CDS encoding GpE family phage tail protein yields the protein MSRKEADDRLLKAAADLAWWFGWSMQEVYALPLDEFEDWQKEATRQIKAGYGRIGGI
- a CDS encoding phage tail tape measure protein, whose product is MANGLTLGITVGASVGAAVAGIKSVKSSLDVLDKASANLAKRQKMLGQTLENPLRMTRSRVGELKREYDQLGRAIAKIDAKRTDVALLQQKRQQHYDKRNSFKDEILGAATAAGSIAVPVKLAVEFESSMADVRKVIDFDTPQQFKEMEQDILRLTRTIPMAGSELAKIAASGGQLGIARKDISSFTETIAKMSVAFDMSAEQAGESMAKLANVYQIPITQIGKLGDAINHLSNSSPAKASEIVNALGRVGGVAKQFGLTELQTASLSSAFIALGRTPEVAGTAINGMLTKLMTADKQGKKFQAVLEGMGTDSKALKKAIAENGEQALIDFLKQIEKLPKENQMGALVDLFGLEYADDVAALVGGLDTYKKSIEELKKTGKGGTPEFMGSMEKEFAARSATTANNWQLLKNGLVEIGITIGSVLLPALNQGMNAIKPLVNGFADWAAKNPEFANSLFYVVAGLASLKAGSFVFRFLSNEIGGLMTSFRLAKTLLGADWMATVLRFKSGVGFLAKGFGLLKTVFSVFGSGIMSVLRFLPMLASGFLKLGMALMANPIFLALGLLAVAAYLLYNNWSEVVGGAKALWQSLVTFFSGLWAKITAFFSSGIGNIAETILNFSPLGLFYQAFAGVMSWFGVTLPSTFSGFGRMLIQGLINGIKSAAAAVYNTIASIGNSIKAKFQAVMDIHSPSREFRRFGGFITQGLDIGIRRTASRPIGTIGTWAGRLKDSFTNRVGQLRADVAARVSGHRADFEQARQAASAPGGVTIHFNPTINAPGGNPAQIQTALQMGLREFETLFQRMMADRERRAF
- a CDS encoding phage tail protein gives rise to the protein MYAMLGDVRFETLQSFSSLEAQHSAKFAKHEVLKGRPRLQAMENELTTLRFGLKLHWMLGNPDTAYKGLLAALEAQQAVSLVYGSGRFVGWFVIESLTERTLIQDSKGRTAARELDVELTEFVGDPNNPLPTPAIISGKQNPLLSLLPESVQAQASEVIKAVETGVKIYRAAESGIEQVQGIITAAKELKNDPAGLLHLVGDALGVAAPVLQNLNGIGEVTAVVGDLTSATKLAEQLGMAGNALGNTVASLRSGYESGSVGGWLDAAGSSIMTATEAMANGASAVETLTGWLATRSDS
- a CDS encoding tail protein X, whose amino-acid sequence is MSAVLRYITKDGDRWDLIAHKHYGNALLIDGLIAANPHLPLAEEFVSGLTVFVPVLESKPKNNQADLPPWLR
- a CDS encoding contractile injection system protein, VgrG/Pvc8 family, producing the protein MSSLLSGLAVQGGSGGTHPVTKPDFTLSYENKDITGDIAPYLISFVYTDYLEGQSDELQVEFEDTDGRWLRGWYPEQGDALALSLGDQFTGLVALGSFEIAEIEYNHPPSTVSMKALSAGISKASRTLKGRAYENTTLAEIVRQVAGRLKLQLTGQVKDIKIKRVTQYQERDVEFLSRLAKEYGHTFKIVGDKLVFTDNATLKEREAVVVLSPEDMMRIRLRDLIKGVPTQVEMRGYDPKTKKTVSAKRKTKPLRPKSKRGHTGDTLKIVPNKGESQAQLNARADAKLADAQDDQCAGNITLFGNALLVAGQTVRLKNMGKFSGKYLVKQARHEYRSNSGYTTELEIKMIEYIDDEEQQDATNP